The following nucleotide sequence is from Fructobacillus americanaquae.
AAGTTCTTCGGTCGAGATGGTTTTAAGCTTTCAGATGAACTTGAGAACGAAATTGAAACCCTCTTAGACGGTGATGGCTATGAGCAATTACCTCGACCAAGTGCTAAGGGTCTGGGTGTTGTTTCTCATTATCAAGAAGGTGCTCAAAAATATTTGGCCTTCTTACAAAAGACGATTCCCAGTGACCTATCTGGCTTTAAGTTAGCCTTAGATGGAGCCAATGGGGCAACCTTTGACCTTCTGCCACGTCTGTTTGCAGACTTGGGAGCTGATTTCAAGACGATGGGGACAGAACCCGATGGCTTGAATATCAATGACCAGGTTGGTTCGACCCATCCAGAAGCTTTGATTGATATGGTTAAAGAAGGTGATTTCTCAGCTGGTTTGGCCTTTGATGGGGATGGCGACCGTTTAATCGCCGTTGATGAAAACGGTGAAATTGTCGATGGTGATAAAATTATGTATATCACTGCCCGTTTTATGAATAACCAGGGTCGTTTGAAGCACCAAACTGTGGTCTCAACTGTGATGTCTAACATTGGTTTCTATAAAGCATTGGAAGCTCAAGGAATCAAATCTGTCCAGACACAAGTCGGCGATCGCTACGTAATGGAAAAGATGGTTGAAGATGATGATAACCTTGGTGGGGAACAGTCTGGTCATATTATTTTCCGTGACTGGGCTAAAACCGGGGATGGTTTGTTGACGGCTTTGCAACTACTCTTTGTGATGAAGGAAACGGGACAATCACTGTCTGAATTGGCAGCCGATGTAACGCTATATCCACAAAAATTAGTGAACGTGAAGGTGCCAGATAAGCAAGCAATGATGCAAAATCCAGTCTTGCTGGCTAAGATTGACCAGGTTGAAAAGCAGATGGCCGGTGACGGCCGGGTGCTGGTCCGTCCTTCTGGGACGGAATCAATTGTGCGAGTAA
It contains:
- the glmM gene encoding phosphoglucosamine mutase, which translates into the protein MTESQLKYFGTDGVRGIANEGLKPELALKLGRAGGAILTRHNDNPDRRPVVIVGQDTRISSEMLQEALIAGLLSVGVDVLNLGVITTPAVAYLVEALEADAGIQITASHNPAADNGIKFFGRDGFKLSDELENEIETLLDGDGYEQLPRPSAKGLGVVSHYQEGAQKYLAFLQKTIPSDLSGFKLALDGANGATFDLLPRLFADLGADFKTMGTEPDGLNINDQVGSTHPEALIDMVKEGDFSAGLAFDGDGDRLIAVDENGEIVDGDKIMYITARFMNNQGRLKHQTVVSTVMSNIGFYKALEAQGIKSVQTQVGDRYVMEKMVEDDDNLGGEQSGHIIFRDWAKTGDGLLTALQLLFVMKETGQSLSELAADVTLYPQKLVNVKVPDKQAMMQNPVLLAKIDQVEKQMAGDGRVLVRPSGTESIVRVMAEAKTEELVNAYVDSIVQVVEAEK